A stretch of DNA from Cryptomeria japonica chromosome 4, Sugi_1.0, whole genome shotgun sequence:
CATTCTTCTACTAGAGTATAATATATATTTCAACATCCTACTCTACTAAATTTTGATATTGAAGCTATCATTTTTCTACATCACATAGTCTTGTGCTATATTAGAGCCTCATAATCTCAAGGGAACCAATTTAATCCCAATTCTAATGTAGTTAAGGAATCTATGGTCACACCTAGGTCATGTAGGTTCAATACAACCATGCCCAACTTTTGTAATTAGTTATTAGACACCTTTTGTATGCCATGACCTTACATAGAAGAAACATCAAATATGTTTAAAATCCTTTCATTATAATTTAGATTACAATTATATTATAATTGAGATATTTATTATTAGGAGGGATTCATTAGTAGAGTTGGTGAGGCAAGGTTTGGTGATTGAGATGTATTAAtacttctaaatatttttttttacacAGGATTACATTATATTTTTTTGAGTCAAGGCTGTATTGTATTGGATGACAAtctaaactagttttaacctagaTGTAGGTGCGGCAAATACACTTGGTTGATAAGGTATAATTGATAAGGGGacataaattttttatgaaaaatatgtgCATATGATACCTAGTGAAAATAGGGAGATATTTCAACTAAACTACAATATGTAGAGGGGTATCAAAAACATAAATTTGAGGGTTAGAAATAAAATCAGAGGTGTAAAATATTAGTACACTATGAATGTACATGCTATGCCATTAGTTTATTAAGCACAAATTTCTTAGACTAAAGAGACAAAAATATTTTGCATATCTCATAAAAGATTGTGCATCTAGAAATAAGAATATACtcaatttcttttttctaaaaGTATAATTGTTACACTCTTTCCTCTCTTGGAATGTGGTGGTCTATTTCAATTCTTAATTGGGGAGTTCACCTACATCTAGCCAAGGGGAAATCTAAGTTGATTATACCAATGGTCTCAAAGCTATAGTATAAAAGGATATTGTCTCCATCACAAATTTGAAGAAATGTGGATGCATGTAATGATTCAATTTTGAACACAATATCCCAAGGAGCAAACTCCAAGTATGTTGGATGTAAGCTCTATAAGTATCCACTTGAGTGCATTTGTGTATCTATTTTTGACCTACTCTATTATTATGGTCCCTCTAATAAACCTAAAtgatgaaaaaatataaaaataaacccAATAGTATATAAAAGAGAGTTCACATTAGTTAACCAACATTATTTCCCCTATTTAAAGAGCTCTAAGGAAGATAAATTAGCATAATGGGGAACCTTTAAAGTACCCTTCAAACTATCTACAAAATTGTAGAGTTTGTGCAAATAatataaaattctaaaaaataatgtCCAACCAAATTATTTGAAAGAATAAAGTTTACAATCATTACAAGGAAGTCAACTCAATCTTATTGGGCGAAGTAACTCAAGCCTCAAATCCATAacgaataaatatttgaataataGTGTCAAAAGATCTATCATGGTATATTTATTCTCAAACTAGACCTAAAATCAACTAGACCCTAGTCTTTGAAAGATCATTATTGGGAACTTGCCATTAGAGTGCTGAAATATGAAACTTCCCTAATTTTGAGTAAAACTCTTCAGTTGAAATGTTAATAAAGATTTGAAATTGGAGACAATACTACATTAAATTCTCAATCTAAGAATCATATTGTAGACATGATCTAATCTAGAGGACAAAATTGTGATTAGCATCAGAACAAtacaaagaataaaattaaaatggaTAATCTGATTTAATCTAAAAGATAAAATTACAAATACAactaaattcaaaaaatataagaaaataagtAAAATATAttcttaaataatatatatatgttGGCCGGTCCATTGCATAGGTGTTAGATCTTTTGTTTTCAGTTTGGAGATCTGCTGTTAGACTTGATCTCATGGATATTTTGATGTAAGCTTTTCGTGAACTATCTTTGATATAAAAAAAATgataacttgaaaagaaaagaaaaacaaacataAAATTGGAATTATATATAAAACTCCCCTACAAAATGACTTGTGCAATTTCTGGTTTGATGTTTAAATGCATGTAAACTTGGAAAACCGGGACGTCTGGGCTCAATCATGAATGTGTTGACTTGAGTCTATGCCAGCCGCTCTATAAGTATTAAAGAGAACACCAAACAGATTTAGTATTAAAGAAGAAGATCTCTGCTCTGCTCACAATGTAATGACTTGTTGATCGTTGAGCAGCTTGAGAAATTCAACTCTGCACTGTTACAACTTTCAAGAATACATTACACAGATGGCTTCGGTAGATTGCAGACAGAAAACGGCAATGGGTTTCCCAAGGCTACAAGTTAGTTGGTCACATTGAATGGAAACTGAGTACCCATGTTTTAATGCCCCTGTCTCTGCCTTATTCAAAATGGGATTTCTGTGTATCAGCCTGGGAAGATCAGAGATTAATTTGAATTCTGTTTCTGCACTGCTGGTCATATACTTCAGGTCTGAGAATTATTTTAGAGCTGACAGAAATGGGTGCTCATGTGAGTTCCAATGCTGCAGCAGTATTGGTTACTTACTTATTTCTTATTGTTGGGGTACATGGGGAGGAACCCCAAGTTCCTGCTCTTTTTATTTTTGGAGATTCAATTACAGACAATGGCAATAACAATTACATAACTACTCTTGCCAAAGCCAACTTTTTTCCATACGGTATAGATTTTGAAGAAGGCCGCGCTACAGGAAGGTTTTGTAATGGCATGACCACTGTTGATGTTTTAGGTTTGGACTTTTACTGCAATTTCTTTTCTTCTATCAGTTAAAGCTGTGACTTTTAGGGTTTTGCAGGTCAAATTTTAACCATATAGACTTTAGAATTTGCATGATGAGTTTTTAGGTTTGGACTTTTAGTGTAATTGCTTTTCTTTGATCAGCTAAAGCTGTGATTTTTAGGGTTTTGCATGTCAAAATTTAACCATTTAGATTTTagaatttaattgcttttcttctATCAGCTAAAGCTGGGATTTTTTGGGTTTTTCAGGTCAAATTTTAACCATGCAGATTTTAGAATTTGTATGATGATGTTTTAGATTTCACTGTATATTTACATGCAACTAAGTTTTGGACTTTTACTGTAATTTCTTTCCTTCTATCAGCTAAAGCTGTGATTTTTAGGGTTTTGCAAGTCAAATTTTAACCATATAGATTTTAGAATTTTTATGATGATGGTTTAGATTTCACTGTATATTACAATGTTACATGCAGCTAAGTTGCTAGGGTTACCTTTGATTCCTCCCTATGCTGCTGCATCTACAAAAGGTGTGGCAGTGATGAATGGAGTAAACTATGCTTCAGGGGCAGCAGGCATCTTGGATGAAACTGGAAGAAATCTTGTAAGTTCATTTTTCCAATCATAGCCATTAAGCCAAGGGTTTTGTTTAGTTTGTTCTTCTCTGACATGGATTTGATGCACAGCTTGGACGAGTAACATTCAATGAGCAGATTGCCAATTTTGGTAACACGGTGAATGACATAACCTCACACTTGGGAAGTGCAGAAGAGGTGGCAGAGTATTTGTCAAAATCCATCTTTGCAATCACATTCGGTAGCAATGATTATATAAATAACTATCTTGTTCCTGGCTTCTATTCAAGCAGCAGAACATATACTTCGGAGGACTACAGTGACCTCCTCATATCTCATTTTTCACAACAATTAGTGGTGGGTTTGTGAATTCATATTTGGTGGTTTCCATGAAAGAATAGTGATGTTttctttaactatagttattagaAACTATATTGGATCCTTCTGTACGTAGCTACTTAGTCGAAGGACAGCTGCTAGTTTAGACGATGCTTACTGAAATAGTTGTAATCTGTTATATAGAGGtaaagatatagagatagagatgctAACATCTCTGTATATTGACATGTATTGATTAAGAGATGGGAGATGGGTTATGTATGTGCAGAAGCTATACAACTTGGGAGCACGGAAGTTTGCAGTGGCAGCAGTAGGTCCATTGGGATGCCTTCCAAGCCAATTACCAAATAATATTAATGGCAGTTCTACTTGTGTTGACAGAGTAAATCAAGAAGTTTCACTCTTCAACTCAAAACTTAAGCATCTTTTGAGGATCATGGAAATCAATCTTCCAGGGGCACACTTTGTTTATGGGGATGCTTACAGTTCAGTTACAGACATAATCAACAATCCCACTTCTTATGGTAAGTAACTGCTTTATTTAAACGTTTAATAGTTCAATGGTCAAACAGGGAATGATACTAGTTGGCATGAT
This window harbors:
- the LOC131079508 gene encoding GDSL esterase/lipase At5g45670 is translated as MGAHVSSNAAAVLVTYLFLIVGVHGEEPQVPALFIFGDSITDNGNNNYITTLAKANFFPYGIDFEEGRATGRFCNGMTTVDVLAKLLGLPLIPPYAAASTKGVAVMNGVNYASGAAGILDETGRNLLGRVTFNEQIANFGNTVNDITSHLGSAEEVAEYLSKSIFAITFGSNDYINNYLVPGFYSSSRTYTSEDYSDLLISHFSQQLVKLYNLGARKFAVAAVGPLGCLPSQLPNNINGSSTCVDRVNQEVSLFNSKLKHLLRIMEINLPGAHFVYGDAYSSVTDIINNPTSYGFIVTNQGCCGIGRNNGQISCLPGVFPCPKRNQYVFWDSFHPTEAVNIIVATKAYNGSLYDASPINIKELAQL